ATCCGGCCATGATGCCGCAGGCCTTGATGAATCCGCGTCTGTTCATTTTCATGGTTTTCCTCCTTATGCCCCGACCTTGCGCGCACGGAAGCGCTTGTTGATCTGGGCCACGGTGCTGCGGAACAGGGAAGCGCGGATTTCCGGGTCAAGGGGCTGTCCGCCGCCGTTCACGCATCCGCCCGGGCAGGTCATGATTTCGATGAAGTGATAGGGGGACTTGCCGGCCCGCACTTCGTCGCAGAGCTTGGCCGCATTGGCCAGACCACTGGCCACGGCCACCTTGACCGTGCCGAATCCCGGCACCTTGACATCGGCGGTGTTGATGCCTTCGTGAGTGCGAACGACCTTGATGTCCGGATTGGACAGCTTCTTGCCGGAGAGCACTTCGTAGGCCAGTCTGAGTGCGGCTTCCATCACGCCGCCGCTGTTGCCGAAGATCGTGGCCGCGCCCGTGGAATCGCCCAGAATCGGGTCGGGCTGCTGGGACGGCAGGCTGTTGAAGTTGATGCCCGCGGTCTTGATCATGTAGGCCAGCTCGCGCGTGTTGATGGTCGCGTCGATGTCGCGGAATCCGCTGTCGGCCAGTTCCGGGCGGAGTCCCTCGTACTTCTTGGCAATGCAGGGCATGATCGAAACCGTATAGATTTTTCTGGCTTCGCTTTTGGTCTCATGCGCGCCATAGGTCTTGGCCAGAGGGCCGAGCATGCCGATGGGCGACTTGCAGCTGGACAGGTTGGGCGTGAGGTCCGGGTAGAAGGTCTCGGCGAACTTGACCCATCCCGGGCAGCAGGAAGTGAACTGGGGCAGGGGGCGAGCGTCCTTTTTGCCCTGTTCCTTCACGCGCTGGATCAGCTCGGTGCCCTCTTCCATGATGGTCACGTCGGCAGTGAACTCGTTGTCCCAGATGTAGTCGAATCCGAGCTGGCGCAGGGCCGCGTGCATCTGTCCGCCGACATAGGTGCCGGTGGGCGCGCCAAAGCATTCGCCGAGACCGTAGCGCACCGCAGGAGCAGGCATGGAAACCACGATGGTATCCGGGTCCTTCAGTTTCTCGAAGATTTCATCCACGTAGGAAACGCCTTCGTAGATCGCGCCATAGGGACAGCTGATCAGACACTGCCCGCAGTTCATGCAGGCTGCCGGGTCCACCACCTGACGGATGCCATCCTCGTTGATGGCCTGGATCGCGCCGGTTCCGCAGACTTCCTCGCAGCTTCCGCAGGCCTCGCACCTGGTGGCATCGACCTGGACAAAGAAAATTCCGTCCGGGTCGACGCCTTTGGGCGCGTTGGTCTGGTACATCACGCCTTCAATCTGTCGCATTGTGCCCTCCTTGTTCGGGTGGATTGAAGACAAGTCCACCGGCACCACTGCCGGTGCGGCCTTGGGTGTGCATCCTGACATCGGATACCCTCCTTTGTTCGTGCCGGGCGCAAATGTGCCCTTGTTAACACGAATTTCAAAACAATAACACTATAGAACTACTATTTTATAATTGATAGTTGTGTCAAGGAGGGGGGACGGAAAAGAATGGTCCGCAATACACGGAGTTGCCCCGAAAAAAACGGCCCGGCGCATGGTGCGTCGGGCCGTTTTTTTCAGTGCAAGGGAAATGGGGTGGCTACAGTTCGTTGGGCAGTGCCTTGAGTTGGGCGTAGGTAAATACCGGGCCGTCCACGCACACGTACTTGTCGCCGATGTTGCAGCGGCCGCACAGGCCCACGCCGCATTTCATGCGTTTTTCCAGCGTGGTCACGATCTGCTCGTCCTGAAAGCCGAGTTCCTGAAGGGCCAGCAGGGTGAACCGGATCATGATGGGCGGGCCGCAGGTTACAGCGATGCAATTGTTCGGGCTGGGCTTCAGTTCCTTGAGCACATTGGGAATCAGGCCCACGCGGTGCGGCCATTCCGGATATTCCGCATCCACGGTCAGGGTCACGTTCAGGTCGTCGCGGGCCATCCATTCGTCAAGGTCGGACTGGAAGCTCATGTCCACGGGCGTACGCGCGCCGTAGAGCAGGGTGATGTCTCCGTAATCCGCGCGATTGTCCAGCATGTAGACCAGCAGGGTGCGCAGGGGCGCCATGCCGATGCCGCCGCCGATGAACACGATATCCTTGCCCTTCATGCCCTCGACATCGAAGGCGTTGCCCAGCGGGGCGCGGACTCCGATGGTGTCGCCGGGCTGGAGCGCGTGCAGGGCCGAGGTCACCTCGCCCACCTTCATCACGCTGAACTGGAGATACTCCATGCGCGTGGGCGACGAGTTGATCACGAACGTGGCCTCGCCCGTGCCGAACACCGTGAGCTGGCCCACCTGTCCGGGCCGGAACGTGAAGTCGCGCATGGCTTCCTCGTTGTCGAGAACCACGCGAAAGGTCTTGATGTTCGGGGTTTCGTCAATGATTTCGACAATGGTGGCCGGTTCGGGCAGCAGATTGTTATTCCGGCTCATGGCATTTCTCCTTTGCCGCCGCGACCAGAGCGCGAATGTCCACGCCCGAGGGACAGCGTTCGATGCAGCGGCCGCAGCCGCAGCAGGCGATCAGGCCTTCCTGCGTGTCCGGGTAGTAGGCAAACTTGTGGCCTACCCGGTTTTTCAGTCGGTGCGCCTTTGTGGGCCGGGGATTGTGGCCGCTGCCTTCCAGCGTGAAGTTCGCGGACATGCAGTTGTCCCATGTGCGGATGCGTCTGCCGACATTGCCCGCGTTCTCGTCCGTGATGTTGAAGCAGTAGCAGGTGGGGCAGAGATAGGCGCAGGTGCCGCAGCCGATGCACTTGGCTGCCTGACGTTCCCAGAAGTCCATGTCGTCGAACAGGGAGTACAGCGCCTTTTCCGCGCCGGAAAAATCCAGTGGCTTGCCAAGGGCTTCCCGGGCCGCGTCATGCACGCTTTCCACTTCCTTTCGGCGGTCGTCCGCGTCCGAGAACAGCGGGGAAGTCAGCAGTTCTCGGCCCTTGTCAGTGACGGCCTCGGCAACATAGCCGCCCTGCACCGGAGTGAGGAGCACGTCCGAGGCCTCGGTGTCGGCAGGATGGCTGCCCACGCTGGTGCAGAAGCAGGTCGGCTCGGGCCGGTCGCAGGCAATGGTCACGAACGCGGCGTTTTTCAGACGGGCGCAGAAATAGGGATCCTGTCTGCCTTCCGGACCGTATACCCGGGAGATCATGGCAATGCCGCGCGTGCCGCACGGACGCGGGCCAAAGAACACGGTTTGCGCCTCGGGCCGGTTCTCGCGCAGGTCCACCTTGACCTGTCCCGGATTTTCCGGATTCTTGACCTTGCGGAAGCGGAACAGTTCCTCGGTTCTGGGAAACACGGCTTCCTTGGGCGAGATCGTGGGCTTGCGGTTCAGTTCGATGTCGCAGCCCGGGGCATAGTGCTGATAGGCCACGGACGCGCCGTTGCGCACCGGGGCGTGGACCTGTCTGTCGCGGGCCAGTTCGTCCAGCCAGCCCGGAATGTCGTTTCGTGCGATGTATTTCAGGCCCATGCCGTTACTCCTTGATGTTCGCTTCCTGCACCGCAAAGGTCAGGAGCGGTATCTGCGCTTCGGGGTCCACGCCGGCCTCGTGGCCGAACAGGTTCCGGATTCCGGCGGCAGCGGTCTGGCGCAGCAGCAGGATGGGCAGTTCCATGGGGCAGGCGCGTTCGCATTCCCCGCATTCCACGCATCGCCCGGCCAGATGCAGGGTGTGGGCGAGCTGGAACATGAGGTTTTCGCGCGGGCTGGTTTCCTGACTCATCCAGTGGGGATCGCGGGACTGGGCAACACACTGGTCCCGGCACACGCACATGGGGCAGGCGTTGCGGCAGGCGTAGCAGCGCACGCAGCTACTCATCTGTTCTTCCCAGAATGCATGCCGATCCTCGATGGACATGGCCTGAAATCGTTCCAGCGCGGGCGGCGTTTCGCAGATCGGAGCGCGGTCGCTTTTTTCGCCGATGAAATGATCGGAAATCATCGCATTGGGGTGCGTGCAGGTCAGACACTTGTCCGGACAGACTTCGGCAAAGGCAACGCGCTGTTCGGTTTCGTCGATGGTGACGACAACGTCATCGCCGTCCATGCGCAGGGACGAGGCCCGGTCAAGGTTGTCAACGGTCCGATTCAGCCGCTTGTGACTGATCACGCCGTTGCAGCCCATGCCGAAGATGGTCACGTCCTCGCGGCTGATCAGGTTTTCGCGCAGAAGCTGGACCACGGCCCGGCTGTCGCAGCCCTTGACCACGATGCCGACCTTCTTCCCCTTGAGGCCGGGGAGATAGGTGGCGAGGTTGTGCACGCTGAGCGGGCCGAACACGAGGCGGTCCACATCCTGCTTCTCGTACATGAACAGCGGGGTGGCCGTGGCCGGAGAATGGCCCTGTTCCCATCCGATCACGCAGTCCAGATCGGGGAGGGCGTCCTTGATGCATTGCCTGAGTTGGTCGAGGCTCATTTTCCATCGCCTCCATGATCGCTGCATCCCGGACCGTTGGCCGCGCCCAGCGCGACCGCAGCCCAATCCTCGGGCGTGGAGGCTCCACAAAAGGCGGGCGCCGGGCCGAGTTCGTGAATGCGGTTGGTGAAATCAGTGACGGTCTGCTGCCATTTTGCGCCTTCCGAGGCCGAGACCCATGTATAATGGAACCGGGCCGGGTCGATTCCGGCGGCGGGCAGCAGATGCTTGAGCAGCTCCAGTCTGCGCCGGGCATGGTAGTTGCCCTCGGAATAGTGGCAGTCGCCCGGATGGCAGCCGGACACGAGCACGCCGTCAGCGCCGTTCAGGAAGGCGCGCACGATGAACAGCGGGTCGATGCGGCCCGAACAGGGCACGCGCACCACGCGCAGGTCCGTGGGCTGCTCGAAACGGGAGACTCCGGCGGTATCGGCCCCACCGTAGGAGCACCAGTTGCACAAAAAGCCGATTATTCGAAGCTCTCGGCCGGGAACGGCGGACATAAGGCAGTGACCTCCGCGAGAATCTGGTTGTCTGTGAAATGGCTGAGCTGCACCGCGCCCTGCGGACAGGTGGCGGTGCACAGGCCGCAGCCCTGGCATACGGTCTCGATGACCTGCGCCTTGGGATTGCCGAAGCGGTCCTCGGTTTCGCTGATGGCCTTGTACGGGCAGACCTGCACGCATTTCATGCAGCCCACGCATCGTGCCGCATTGACCGAGGCCACCTGCGGGTCGGATTCGAGCTGATCCCGGGAGAACAGGGCCATGACCTTGGCCGCAGCCGCGCTGCCCTGCGCCACGGACGCGGGAATGTCCTTGGGCCCCTGACACGAACCGGCCAGAAGAATGCCTGCCGTATTGGTCTCCACCGGGCCGAGCTTGGGATGCTTTTCCATGAAGAAACCGTAGGTGTCGTAGGAAATGCGCAGCTTTTCGGCCAGCTCGGGCGCGCCTTTGGACGGTTCCGCGCCTACGGCCAGCACCACGAGGTCGGCTTCGACCTCCACCTGTTCCCCGGCAAGGGTGTCGGCTCCGCGCACAACAATCCGGTCGCCCAATTCATATATGTGGGCCACGCGGCCGCGCACGTAGCGCACTCCGTACTGTTCCTGCGCCCGGCGCGTGAACTCGTCGTACCCCTTTCCGGGCGAGCGGATGTCCATGTAGAAGACGTACGCCTCGGAATCCGGGATGTGGTCGCGGGTCAGGATGGCCTGCTTGGCCGTGTACATGCAGCAGAAGCCCGAACAGTAGGGACGGCCGATGGACGGGTCGCGCGAGCCCACGCATTGCACGAACACCACGCGTTTGGGCTCCCGTCCGTCCGAGGGGCGCACGATGTGTCCGCCCGTGGGGCCGGATGCATTCATGAGCCGTTCGTACTGCATGGACGTGATCACGTCCGGGTAGCGGCCCGCGCCGTATTCGCCGTAGGCGGTATGGTCGAAAAGATCGTAGCCCGTGGCTGCGATGACCGCGCCCACCTCTTCCGTGACCCAGGTGTCCATCTGCTTGTAGTTCACCGCATTGGTGGGGCAGACCCGGGCGCAGATGCCGCATTTTCCCTTCTGGAACTTGAGACACGCTTCGGGATCGATGGCTGCCTTCTTGGGAATGGCCTGCGGAAAGGGGATGTTGATGGCGGTTGTGGTGGACACGCCCTCATTGAACGGGTCCGGGGATTTCCGGCTCGGACATTTTTCCATGCACAGGCCGCAGCCCGTGCATTTGTCCCAGTCCACATAGGTGGCCCGGCGTTTGATGCGCACGGAAAAGTTGCCCACATATCCGCTCACGTCCTCCACTTCCGAGGCCGTGTACAGGGTGATGTTCGGGTGCAGGGCCACATCCACCATTCTGGGGCCGAGGATGCAGGAGGAACAGTCGATGGTGGGAAAGGTCTTGTCCAGTTTGGCCATCTTGCCGCCGATGGACTGTTCGCGCTCCACCAGCACGACCTGCATGCCGCCGTCCGCGCAATCCAGTGCGGCCTGAATCCCGGCCACGCCTCCGCCGATGACCAGCACGCGCTTGTTCACGTCGAACCTGCTGGAATGCAGCGGCCTGTCGTTGCGGAGCTTGGCCACGGCCATGGCAATGAGTTCCCCGGCCTTGTTCGTGTTCAGGGCCTTGTTCTTGCCCACCCAGGAAACATGTTCGCGAATGTTGGCCATTTCCAGCATGTAGCGGTTCAGCCCGGCGCGCTCCACGGCTCGGCGGAACGTGGGCTCGTGCATGCGGGGCGAGCAGGACGCCACCACAACGCCGTCCAGACCGTGCTCGTGGATGGCCTCGGCAATGGCGAGCTGTCCGGGCTCGGAGCAGGCGTACATGGTGTCCGCGGCAAAGGCCACGTCGGGCAGCATCCGGGCGGACTCGGCAACCGCGACGCAATCCACGGTCGCGCCGATGTTGCTGCCGCAATGACAGACGAAAACGCCTATGCGCATGGGGATACTCCTTGACAGCCGGAGCTGCGAAGCGGGCTGGCCACAGGGCCGGAAAGCCGTTTCGGGCAGGCTGTTCTTCTCGTTTCGTCAGCGGGCCGGGATGTCGGCCTGCAAGGCCGTGCCGGCCCCGGAAATGCGTGCATCCGTGCTGAGGAGGCGACGCTGGGGCGTGAAGGGGCGGGGCTGGGGGAACCTGTGGTCGGAAAGGCGTTCCCCGGGGTCCTTTCGCAATGCATCTAGGCTCCGGCGATTCGCTTGAGGCAGCGTTTGGGGCTGACCACGAGCTTGTCGAAGCGCAGGTCGCGCTCGGGCAATCCGAGGGCAAGGCCCAGAAGCTGGGTGAAATAGAACACGGGCAGGCCACGATCGATGCCGTTGGCCTTGCGCACCTGCCGCTGTCTGAGGTCCAGATTCATCTGGCACAGGGGACAGGCCGCAACAATGGCTTCGGCCCCGCTTTCCTCGGCTGCCTTGAGCAGTCTGCCGGAAAGGCGCATCACGATGTCCTTGCGTGGAATTCCCGAGGACGCGCCGCAGCATTCCACCTTCAGGGGAAAGGGCACGGGCTCGGCTCCGGCAGCCTCCATGAGATTGTCCATGGACATCGGATTCTCGGGATCGTCGAACCGCATGAGTTCGGGCGGTCGGGTCATGATGCAGCCGTAGTAGCAGGCCACCTTGAGGCCGTTCAGGGATTTGCGCACGCGTTCGCGAACGTGGTCCAGACCGTAATCCTCCACAATGACCTGAAGCACGGACTTGGGCTCGACCGCCGGACCGCAGGGCGCGTCCAGCAGCTCGTTGACCTTGCCCCGGAACAGCGGGTCCTCCATCTTGCGGGCCGAGGTCCGCAAATTGACCAGACAGCTCGGGCACGGCGTGGCCACGGTGTCGTGCCCCATGTCCGCGGCAAGGGCCAGATTGCGGCCGGAAAGCGCGGCGGAAAGCACGTGGTTCACGGTATGGGCCGGGGAGGAGCCGCAACAGCTCCAGTCCGGGATTTCCTCCAGACGAATACCCAGGGCCTTGCACACGGCGCGGGTTGATTTCTCGTATTCCACGGAAGTGCCAACAGCGGAACAGCCCGGGTAGTAGGCTACGGAAAGATCGCTCATTGCTTGGATTTCTCCCGGAATCGAAGGAATATTTCCTCGACCGCCTCTCGCTTGTGCACCGGGTGGGGCTTGAGGGACAGCTTGCCCTTGGTCAGCACGGCCGGGGCCAGATCAAGATCGTTCAGGAATTTGCCGGTCTGGGCAAC
Above is a window of Pseudodesulfovibrio tunisiensis DNA encoding:
- a CDS encoding 4Fe-4S dicluster domain-containing protein; its protein translation is MSLDQLRQCIKDALPDLDCVIGWEQGHSPATATPLFMYEKQDVDRLVFGPLSVHNLATYLPGLKGKKVGIVVKGCDSRAVVQLLRENLISREDVTIFGMGCNGVISHKRLNRTVDNLDRASSLRMDGDDVVVTIDETEQRVAFAEVCPDKCLTCTHPNAMISDHFIGEKSDRAPICETPPALERFQAMSIEDRHAFWEEQMSSCVRCYACRNACPMCVCRDQCVAQSRDPHWMSQETSPRENLMFQLAHTLHLAGRCVECGECERACPMELPILLLRQTAAAGIRNLFGHEAGVDPEAQIPLLTFAVQEANIKE
- a CDS encoding CoB--CoM heterodisulfide reductase iron-sulfur subunit B family protein, coding for MSDLSVAYYPGCSAVGTSVEYEKSTRAVCKALGIRLEEIPDWSCCGSSPAHTVNHVLSAALSGRNLALAADMGHDTVATPCPSCLVNLRTSARKMEDPLFRGKVNELLDAPCGPAVEPKSVLQVIVEDYGLDHVRERVRKSLNGLKVACYYGCIMTRPPELMRFDDPENPMSMDNLMEAAGAEPVPFPLKVECCGASSGIPRKDIVMRLSGRLLKAAEESGAEAIVAACPLCQMNLDLRQRQVRKANGIDRGLPVFYFTQLLGLALGLPERDLRFDKLVVSPKRCLKRIAGA
- a CDS encoding 4Fe-4S dicluster domain-containing protein, which encodes MGLKYIARNDIPGWLDELARDRQVHAPVRNGASVAYQHYAPGCDIELNRKPTISPKEAVFPRTEELFRFRKVKNPENPGQVKVDLRENRPEAQTVFFGPRPCGTRGIAMISRVYGPEGRQDPYFCARLKNAAFVTIACDRPEPTCFCTSVGSHPADTEASDVLLTPVQGGYVAEAVTDKGRELLTSPLFSDADDRRKEVESVHDAAREALGKPLDFSGAEKALYSLFDDMDFWERQAAKCIGCGTCAYLCPTCYCFNITDENAGNVGRRIRTWDNCMSANFTLEGSGHNPRPTKAHRLKNRVGHKFAYYPDTQEGLIACCGCGRCIERCPSGVDIRALVAAAKEKCHEPE
- a CDS encoding hydrogenase iron-sulfur subunit; protein product: MSAVPGRELRIIGFLCNWCSYGGADTAGVSRFEQPTDLRVVRVPCSGRIDPLFIVRAFLNGADGVLVSGCHPGDCHYSEGNYHARRRLELLKHLLPAAGIDPARFHYTWVSASEGAKWQQTVTDFTNRIHELGPAPAFCGASTPEDWAAVALGAANGPGCSDHGGDGK
- a CDS encoding [FeFe] hydrogenase, group A, with the translated sequence MRQIEGVMYQTNAPKGVDPDGIFFVQVDATRCEACGSCEEVCGTGAIQAINEDGIRQVVDPAACMNCGQCLISCPYGAIYEGVSYVDEIFEKLKDPDTIVVSMPAPAVRYGLGECFGAPTGTYVGGQMHAALRQLGFDYIWDNEFTADVTIMEEGTELIQRVKEQGKKDARPLPQFTSCCPGWVKFAETFYPDLTPNLSSCKSPIGMLGPLAKTYGAHETKSEARKIYTVSIMPCIAKKYEGLRPELADSGFRDIDATINTRELAYMIKTAGINFNSLPSQQPDPILGDSTGAATIFGNSGGVMEAALRLAYEVLSGKKLSNPDIKVVRTHEGINTADVKVPGFGTVKVAVASGLANAAKLCDEVRAGKSPYHFIEIMTCPGGCVNGGGQPLDPEIRASLFRSTVAQINKRFRARKVGA
- a CDS encoding CoB--CoM heterodisulfide reductase iron-sulfur subunit A family protein codes for the protein MRIGVFVCHCGSNIGATVDCVAVAESARMLPDVAFAADTMYACSEPGQLAIAEAIHEHGLDGVVVASCSPRMHEPTFRRAVERAGLNRYMLEMANIREHVSWVGKNKALNTNKAGELIAMAVAKLRNDRPLHSSRFDVNKRVLVIGGGVAGIQAALDCADGGMQVVLVEREQSIGGKMAKLDKTFPTIDCSSCILGPRMVDVALHPNITLYTASEVEDVSGYVGNFSVRIKRRATYVDWDKCTGCGLCMEKCPSRKSPDPFNEGVSTTTAINIPFPQAIPKKAAIDPEACLKFQKGKCGICARVCPTNAVNYKQMDTWVTEEVGAVIAATGYDLFDHTAYGEYGAGRYPDVITSMQYERLMNASGPTGGHIVRPSDGREPKRVVFVQCVGSRDPSIGRPYCSGFCCMYTAKQAILTRDHIPDSEAYVFYMDIRSPGKGYDEFTRRAQEQYGVRYVRGRVAHIYELGDRIVVRGADTLAGEQVEVEADLVVLAVGAEPSKGAPELAEKLRISYDTYGFFMEKHPKLGPVETNTAGILLAGSCQGPKDIPASVAQGSAAAAKVMALFSRDQLESDPQVASVNAARCVGCMKCVQVCPYKAISETEDRFGNPKAQVIETVCQGCGLCTATCPQGAVQLSHFTDNQILAEVTALCPPFPAESFE
- a CDS encoding FAD/NAD(P)-binding protein encodes the protein MSRNNNLLPEPATIVEIIDETPNIKTFRVVLDNEEAMRDFTFRPGQVGQLTVFGTGEATFVINSSPTRMEYLQFSVMKVGEVTSALHALQPGDTIGVRAPLGNAFDVEGMKGKDIVFIGGGIGMAPLRTLLVYMLDNRADYGDITLLYGARTPVDMSFQSDLDEWMARDDLNVTLTVDAEYPEWPHRVGLIPNVLKELKPSPNNCIAVTCGPPIMIRFTLLALQELGFQDEQIVTTLEKRMKCGVGLCGRCNIGDKYVCVDGPVFTYAQLKALPNEL